Sequence from the Chelonoidis abingdonii isolate Lonesome George chromosome 1, CheloAbing_2.0, whole genome shotgun sequence genome:
ggaaagagaatcCTTTGCAAAATGGTTGCTGTAGCAATACTGGTTGTGGTGCTGTCTTTATCACCTCACTGAATAAGTCAGATCTGGTGACTAATAATTGGTGTTGCCTTGGTTGTTAGCTATGCTGGGTTGTGTGGTTATATGCTGCAGTCTTTTAGCTCTGCTCTGTATAATTAAAAGCCAGTCTGGTGTTGTTATCGTCAGGAATTTaactttagttttaaaatatacctGCTTTTCTAATCCACAGTGAAGTTCCCAGCCAGGCACTGAATGGATTCATGATGGACCAGGCCCTCATGAATGGTGAAAGTCAGCAcaggtccactgaaatcaattagtGCAACTCAATTGACAACAGCTGAGGCTCAGGCCTAGGCAATGTGAAGGGGCTTTGGCTCACCAACTATGTCAGAGACATTTATAAAATTAACAGTACCTCActcttacacagagcttttcatccatcagtctcaaagtgctttatgcaGATGGGTAACTGTAGTTATATCTACATGGCATAGACAGGTTAAGAGACTTTCCTAAGGTCACATATTGAACTGGTGTCAAAGCTGGGAAAAGACCCCTGATCTGCTAACTCCCCATTCTGTGCCTCATAGGGTCAGTTTTCTGAGCATGCAACCAGCCCCTCCCAAAGCATTAACAGAACCAGCAAAAGGCACCTCCTTCCTCCCCTAGACCAGAAAAGGCACTCACCCCAGGAAATACACAGTCATCTTACACTGAGGTTTATTGTTAGTGTATAAATTATACAGACAGAACACAAGGATAACACTGTATTTTCAACAACTGCATTCTGCTGTCTCAAAACATAATTGATCAGAGTCATGATTGGGAAAATATGCTAGAAAAACAGGCTAATAGTATCAAATAAAACAGTCTGCAATCTGAGGGGAGCCTCATAACTCCCCAGAAGCAATGGTTGCTGCATCAGTCAGCTGTACAGAACACTGAGTGAACAAAGCACCAGTAAGGCGTTTTTTtccccaggcagcagggaagCTACCAGACCTGTGCTTTACATCTGGGGCTCTTTGCAGGAACTGTCTGAAGCGGTGCCAGGTCCCAGCAATGCCTTTCACTACCTTTCTGATTCTGCCTCAGCTTTTTGAGCAAGTTCAGTCTGTGGGTTCAGAAATGCTCTCTGATCTGTGCTGAGAATTCACACGAAGCCTGCAGAGTCCTATGAATCCACTGGAAAAGTGTTAGTGGCACAGCCAAGATCAGAGTGTCCGGGTAGAGGGCAGGATGGATGGCATTAGGTGTGTTAGTTTGatgaggaagcagcaggagggcaAGGTCTAGAGTCTCTTCTATTCACATGGCAAACAAGCCCACAGCAACTGTCGTCACTAGGAAGCTGAGAGCAAGAATCCACCGTACCAGTGGAGAGCTAGGCAACATGCCTGTGTGCTTCATCGATGTCTTTTCACTTTCTTTCACAGGAGCTGGTCCTAAATCAACAGAAATCAAATTTGTAAGAACAGGAATCAGGCTAGGAAGGGTTTGCTTCTGTTAGTTTTATATCAGTGTCCAAAGATGCGCTGATGTTATCCCTGGCACACTAAATTGTGACCAGAGTGAGCAATCACACAGGATAATGGTGGAGGGATACACCAGATGTAACCACACGTGGGTGGGCTAGTGAGACACAAGGTCAGTATTCAAGTACCTTCAATCAGTTCAGAGGGGTAGGGTTTGTGGTATAAATCCTCGCATCGCTCCCAGGTGTGTGGTACAGTCTAATAACTCTCACTGCCTTGCAAGTGCACTCAATCCATTTCCTGAATGTGTTTTGGTTCCTTTTGGTAAATCTCAAGTTTACCACAATGCCAGGCTCCCGCTACCTCCTAGGAGCAGCTCAGTGCACTGTGTAGCGAAAGCCGGGTGTTGGTTAAAGTTTTCTTGGTGAAAAGATTTTCCTGGAGCACCTAAGATTATTTCATCTCCTCCCTGGCCTTGCTTCCTGGAAAGCCCAGGGCCGAAGCCTTTCAGACAGTCTCCAGCCTTGTTTTCCCCAGCCAGTCTTCattccctggctccagccctacTTCATGGCCCAATCTTGGCTCTGACTCAAACCAGCCCTTGCTCCCTCTGTACCCTGCCCTAGTCCACTCTCTTCCCTCTCAGGTCTGCATGAGGGCAAACTATACATAGGACTATACAAGGTTTGCTGAAGCAGGGCTCCTCTGTCAGATCTTAGCAGCTCTGCCAGCTATCAAAAGAGCCTGCATGAAAGTAATGGAGCCTCCCTCTCTTCCTGGCTGCCCGCATGCCCCCCCCCTCCACTCTGGTTCAGTACTCCCACATAGGCCCCTCCAACTCCTGGCAGTTGCAGAATGCAGGTAAgctcttaaaaacatttttaaaaaacccaaccactttagggtgggatttttaaaaggccAATACTGAGTGCTTTTGGAGAGTGCCACACTCAGTCACAAAGAGGATGATAAAATTCCATAATGACAAAAGATGCATTAACAATGTTTCATGCCATTTCTGTGAAAATTACCCCATGCTTGAATGTGTAGAGAGACCTACACACACAAGAGTAAAATTGAGAGTAATGTTCCTTATGCTGAAATGAAGGTGGCCCAACTGAATACCATATGAAAATGTTGCTTACTTGTTTCAAAATTCTTAGGTTACAAGGAGAACTCTCAGATAAGTCTCTTTCTCCAGAAGAAGTCTGGAAGCAACCTTTGCTATGGAATAGTTACTCTAACCCCACAACAACACCATGGTTTGCAATGGCTCGAGAGATCTTTGAACCTCACCAGGTCATTCCTGCAATGGCAGCATCTTGTCAGTAGATGGAGCCATTTCAGCTCTAAAGTTAGACTAGAATTCTGATTGGGAAAGTAGCTGCCTTCGGATACTGCAGCTGCAAGATCTCAAGTCCCAGGGTGATACAAGTAGTTCTGACTTTGCTATATTTCATAGTAAGGAAATGCAGTGGGAACCACACAGTAGCACTGTCCCAACACTCAGAAGAAAAAGAATTCTCTTGCTTTCCAGAAATATTCACTGACAACAAGCACGAAAAAAGTTTCAGTCCAAAAAGACAGGAGTTTGGGTAGGTCTTCACGTGAAGGGGCTTATAATGCAAGTGCCTCCTCAGTCAGGACTGTAGTATCAATCATTACCGTGCTACACTGCACCCAGTCCTGCAGCCTTCACTCATGCAAGTAGTCTCAGTTGGGCCGAATTCTCCTGTTGCTTACACCGGTATAtctccagtgaagccaatggagttatactgCTTTAAAGCCACAGAGAAGaacaggagaatcaggcccattaattGTAAACCTTCCTAacagtcagtttccccatgtgtgaaAGGGGGATGATGATAGCACTGTGAGACCTACTGGTgaaaaagtgctgtataaaaacagcatattttttatttctgtagcaCTCATAAGATCCCACAGGTTTCCAGCCTCCTTTGAAGCTCTCAGCAGGAGTTTCTCATGCACACTTCTGCTACACTAGCCAACAGTATTGGAGTGGAAGTAGGGATACTCAAGGACAGCTGGAGACAACTCCTGTCTCTCACCACTCAGGAAGGAAAGGTaaagggaattaaaaaacaaacaaacaaaggaaacgCTAAAAATTGGCTTTAGGAAGGTTCTTACCATGCTCATGTGCTCCGCTGGTGCCTCTTGTGCGAAGCTCTGGCTTCTGTTGTGCAGGGTGACCATTCTCATGGGACTGAGACACCAATTTCTGCAGTTCCTCAAACACCTTGAGaacaagaaacacacacaattactGCATTACCTGGAATGCGGTCTTCTCTCCTCCCTGAACCCCTTCTTACTCCATAAGAGATTTTGGGAACTAAAGATAGATATCTGGCCCAACCACTAATCCTGTGtgtctttccttctccagaaAGGAGTCTACCTAAGGGTCTCTCTTGAACTCCTCTATACTCCTTGCTTGTTTAATAGTATGAAGTATGTGAAATGCTTTCCCAAGGCAGTTCAATAGGAAGCTGTGCCCCAATGCTCATCCTCCAGATCAGAGGgaaagcagggtgtgtgtgtgtgtgttcatataGAAGAGAGttgtaggggagggaggggatatgTGGAAATACTAGGATAAAGGGATATGTGGACTGATTTCTGCCCCCCAAATAAACCCTCGTGTGCAAACAAGAGCAGCAAAGGAATAACCTGCATTCAAATCCTGGAGAGGATCCATTGCCCAAAGGCAAAAGAAGTTTTCTAGTATCCAGTCTCTTGGGAGGCTCATAAAAGCAACTTTCACATAGGAAAAGTTCATTACAGTTCTCACTACTACTGACAGCCCACAGCTTTCCTTCAGCTCATCACTACAAACGCCACCTTGCCTATGTTGAGATAGCAGATGTACCTTAGgtgggagaggcagtggggaatgCAGGTTAGTTACTCACCTGTATATTCAGCAGGAATGCCTGCTTGGCTTCCTCCAAGACTCTCTTCTTGGTGGCTGGGTCCATCTCGATGGAGTTCATCCGAGAGCGGTACAGCTGCTTGAACTTTGTGGCATTGGACACCCCTTCAAAGGTGAAGAACTCCAGTCCTTCTCCAGTACTGGGTAGGTGGAGAGCTTTCTGGGCAATCTTCTTCAACACCTGCCCGCCAGACAGGTCTCCCAGGTACCGAGTGTAGGCATGGGCCACCAGGAGCTCTGGTTCATGCTGGCCCACGTAGTGGAGCCTATTCACGTACTTCTGAGTGGACTCGGGACACGAGATCTCTTCCCTCCACAATGGGCCATAGAAATACTCCAAGTCTTGTTGCAGGGCAGTCTTACGGTGCAGTTCAGCTGGAAAGTAAACAGGTATATAGGCCGGGTGATCCTTGTTACGCTCAATCTCCTCCTCCAGAGCAGAGTAGATGTAGTACAGAGAAGCCATAACCATCTGCAGTAAAAGGGAAGGAATAAGTCAGCAACAAGGTCTCTCGCCTTCCAGCTTCACGTGCACTTCACGTTAATACAACATATCTGCATATATACACTGTATGTGTTGTACCATATCCCCAATTTCACCTTCACCAAGACCTCGGGATCATAGAAGTTGGAGTGTGAAGAATCCTATTAGGTCACATCTAGTCTATTCCCACACACATACACCGCTCCCCATACAAGAATGATTCCTGAAAAGATACATTCTCCAGTGCACTGTTCAGTTCTGACTGTCTCAAGAGATTGGGGATCCTACCCCTTTCCCAGGCCTTGACAGACTGTAACAGAACCTTTTACTTTATGATCTGTTCATCCAGTGGGCAGTCCTCTGCTCAGACACCACAGATGTTGGCACTTCAGCCCCTGTCCCTTCAAGATCAGTAAGTAGGGTGGCCACTTTCCTTTCACATTGGCTGCCTCAAGGAGACTAGATAGGAATCTCTTTTTGAGGATTACTAGCTGAATGTCTCTGAAAACACCCACCAACCGTGGCAGCCAAGGGTGCTGCCTGCATAAAAGAGGACAGGAAGCACAgtcaggctacatctacactagaagcTTCAAAATCACTGCCGCGGGAGTGCccctgcagcagcattttgaagtgtgagtgtggtcatgTGTGAgtactgggagagagctctcctagcgctcctggtaatccacctccaggAGGGGAATAGCTCCAAGtgctcagagcctggctcccAGTGCTTGGAGCCTACCCACACTAGCACTTTAAAGCGCTCAAACTTGTGACATtcagggggtgatttttcacacccctgagccagcaaattagagtgctataaaatgtaagtgtagacaagccctgaaaagGGACTTTGAAAAGATCATTGGGAGGTCGTGTGTTTGTTGGTTCTCTATTGCCATATCACATTTTCTCCTCTTACAAGATGCTTTTTGTAACTGCCAGCCCTTCAAACTGGGGTTTGACAGTTAAACTGGGctctttccttcttgtgcatGATCACCAGAAGATTCTGCTGCTCAAATGCTGCCTTTGTTAACATCTGTTCAATCCCACTGTCTTTACAATCAGGGTGCTCAGGGATAACTACGGGCAGAATCTGAAGGCAATTTGATACAGATGGCTCAGGCTTGGTTAAAAAGTCTGTTGCGgatacaaaaaccaaaaaaaagaaaccagTTCACACTCCCTGATCTGTGTTGTTTCTACAGGGCTGACTGCAATAAAAAGTAATCATTCCTACATTTGCCACTACAGTCAGCAGCTATTTCTACATAGTCATCTGTATTACAGGGAAGTtagcaacagaaataaaaaggattttaaacGTTGACCCCATTAGCCAAATTCCTGGAGAGGTCTGGTAACAAACTAAGGAAGCTTGGTTACAAAATAGAGGAAAATTGCATGACAAGTTAAGAAAACTTAACTAGAATAgctgatattttcaaagctaACTAGAGGCTTTAGTGGAAGTTGTATGGCTAAATCCTCCAgctgatttttcaaatctcagccAGTCAGCATTACCTTTTGGAACCCATAGTCACTTCTGAATCTCCCTGACAACAGATCACTATCCTGAATCCCTTGGTCTCAGAAATGACTTGTGGGGGAAGGAAGGTGTTACTGCTACCCTCCTTTGAAGTTCATTGCCTAGCTAATGCCACATCCCCATTTGCAGGAGTTCAGCACTGCAGTTAATTTCAGAAACTGGTGGATGATTGACTCATACTAGATCAAATTAACAGCTGTGGCATGACAATCCATGTGTCACATCCTCAAGGCCCTCAGGAATTTCTAGCTCACTGGGCTCTCCTGTTTTTCCTTATGGCTTTGCTTATTATGTGATTCAGCTGTAGGGAACCTCATTATCTCTCCAGGGTTACACCTAGATATTGTATAATCATAGAAATCACAGAGTGACATACAACTGGTCCTGCTCGAGTGGAGCAAAAAGGGCTCCATAAGGTAATTAGCATTTATTCATTCAACTAGAACCATGATTAGCTCCTTTATATTTGAGAGAGACACTGTTAGCTCAAATCTATGAACTGCATAGTTGTATCCTCAGGTCCAGTGCTAAACCAAAATTATAATTCTAATATTACAGAGGAAACAACTAGGAACCTTCAGGACCAGAGATTATTTCACAGCCTGGCAGACCTAACTTTTAGGAAATGACTTCCAATATCCAGACtgaattttccttctctttccctgttaCTTCCATGCATACCCACTTAGATCATTCTAAATAATTCTTCCCCCTCCTTGGTGATTTTAAACCCTTCATATGCTTGTACACAGTTATATTTCCATCAATCATTTGACtataaacaaaatactgaattgCTTTAATCTTTCCCTCACAAATCAATTTCTTCAGCCCTTTCATGCAGCTTCAGCAAAGCTAGGCACACCCCCACTAAGTGTAGCTTCACTCCCCACCCAGAAATGCACAGCTCTGCACCACATTCTGCAACAGACGTTTGCAAGACATTGAGAGAGCCTTGAAGTTATTTGGGGCTAGATGCTGGCATGAGTGAGTGACACAATGATGCTATGTTGTCATGACCCAAAGATTTTCCCGTTCAGAAGCCCTGACTTGGCTATTCTGAATTAGACACAGGTTTTTCCCTTCCACCCCAGCAGCACATACCTTAAACTCCTGGAGTGACACCTGCCCCCTCTGGAACTTCTTCATAAACTCTGTGCTCTCTGCCTGCTCATGCACCTCTTTGGTGGCTTCCTTCAGGGCTTCTGATAGGTCTCCAGGCATGCTGGgaaagcagaggggaaaagaCATCAGTGTCAGAAGCATCTCACTACCCCCTCCAAAATGAAAGCTAGCTCTTTCCCaatgagtggggtggggagaaagcatCCCAGGGtggtgagggtgggagtgggaaagaTAAGGAACATCAGCATCCTAAattctgcagggagaggggggaagagatagaaaggaggaggaagggaaaaggatcCTCCCATTCCCAGTAAAGTAGAGGTGGAGAGCAGCAACCCGAATCCCAAcccaaagagtgtgtgtgtgggagaaatgCCATGCCTTTCTGTGGTAATTTCCCTTGAATTGTAGCCCCGCTCTCACCTTTCAGAGCTGTGTGTCTTGGAACCttccatttctcttttctttccttccttctcttgttTGCTCTTCTGTTGTCTTCCTCTCACCTTCCCTGCTTTGTCCTCTCTTTTCTCAGGGCTCTGGGAAGCTTCAGAGTTAAGCAGCCCTTCTTCTGCATCCTGCTTTATACTAGGCTCAGATCATGTGAACAGCCAAACAGCTGACCCTGGTGTAAATTTTGCAACATACATACTTTTATCACTGCCCACCCTCCCCCCTGGGAGGGAGGAGTCTCCTGCCTAGTCTTAACAATGAAGCTCAACAACAGGACGTTGAAAGATTTCTCCTTAGGCTGGGCAGCTTTCCCAGGCTCATTAACCCTGTTTCTGCCCAACTGGTAGTACTGAAAACTAAGATGCTCCAGTATGGAGGCTTGGGAGGATTCACTAATGCTTAGGGGGAATCACACTGGGAAATTCAGATTAAagcagggtgtgaatttaaagttgCAATGTCTAGTCCTGATTAACTCCCTGCGTGGAGACATTCTTCCGAATAAGGGTGACTTTTTCCAAATTAGTTTAATCCATgtttggaagtggattaactaattcagaataaggcaCTCTGATTCCCTGTGTGAATGCTCATAGTCTGGAATAAATCAGGACTAGCTATTCAGAataaccccctgtgtagacaagccctcagagtccATCTGTACATGTACTCTTTTTCAGATTACATGGAGCTCAGACTTCAAGGAGGAGGGACTGGAAATGATGGTTGGCAGCTTCAGTGGTAGTATGTTCCCACCGTGTAACTGCTTGGTACATGGCACAGAGAAGGTACGTGCTAAGGACCCGAACAAGGGTATGCGCAGGAATAAAAATGTGACTGCTTTTGAAGGGGCCATGTTCTGTTGCCCTGATGtagccccagagctggagcagctcactTGCTCTCGCCAGCACGGCCCCGGGGCCAGAGGAGCTCTGTGCACCGCTGCTTATTGTGCACATTCCTGGACCTAAGGATGGTGAACTATACCTGGGCTAGGGGAAACTCTGGTGGAGGTCCACAGAGACCCGGCCCCCTGCCCCACGTCACCAATACAGACAACCTAGAGGCTGACTTCACTCCTAAagaggtgacagccaggctgtccagaacaaagaacaccgCGCCCGGAAAGGACGGCATCCCCTACAGCCTGCTTAAGAAGCGAGACCCTGGCTGCCTCGTGCTCTCCGGCATCTTTAACCTGTGCCGGCGCTTTggcaggtctcccacctcctggaagAAGGCCATGACCGTCCTGATCCACAAAAAGGGTGAGCGAGacgaccccagcaactggagacccatctccctctgctccacgATGTACAAACTATATGCCggctgcctggcagccaggatcacGTAGTGGGCAATGACCGGGGGAGCCATCAGCCCGGCCCAGAAGGGCTTCATGCCGTCAGAGGGATGCTACGAGCACAACTTCCTGCTCCAGACCATCCTCCAGATGACCAAGAGGGTGCGATAGCGTGGCTCGACCTGTCCAACGCCTTCGGGtccatcccccaccaccacattttcAACACGCTACGGGAATTCGGGATGCCAGAGACCTTCCTTTGTCTGATCCTGGAACTCTCCGAGGACTGCAGCACCACCATCCGTTCGGTCAAAGGGGAAACCGCCGAGATCCCGATCCACAGCGgtgtaaagcagggctgccccctcagcccaatcATCTTCAACCTCGCCATGGAGCCGCTCCTGCGGGCGATCTCCAACGGCGCTGACGGCTTTGACCTGCACGGCAAGTGGGTGAACGTCTTGGCCTATGCGGATGACCTGGTCCTGATCGCGAACGACCCCGAGAGGCTCCAGGGTATGCTCAACACCATCGGGAGAGCCGCTGACTGGACGGATCTCCGCTTCAATGCCAAAAAGTGCGCATCCCTCCACGTCGATGGGAGCAAAAGAGACTCGGTGCTGGCAATGGAGTTCCAGATCCAGGGCTAGCCCGTCGTTCCCCTGGCCGAAAGGCAGGCGTACCAACACCTTGGCACGCCGACAGGCGTCCGCGTCTGGCATACCCCCGAGGACACCAtccgggagatcctgcaggacgctACCAAGCTCGACGCATCCCTGCTGGCGCCATGGCAGAAGATTAACGCCCTCaacaccttcctgatcccccGCATCGCCTTCGTTCTGAGAGGTTCCGCCAtggcaaaggtgcccctcaacaaggcagacaacaccatctggcagctggtcaaaaagtggctgtccctgccccagagagccagcaacgagctcatATACATTGCCCACAGGTACGGTGGCGCCAATGTCccccgcatgggagacctctgtgacattgcggtcatcacgcacgccttccgcctcctgacgtgcccggacaccaCAGTAAAGAGCGTCGCAGCGAGCGCCCTGCGCACCGTCATCGAGAAGTGAATCGGCAAGCCACCCTCTGGCCAGGATGTAGCCACTTTCCTGAGCGGCTCCCTGGACGGCGAATTCGCTCGGGACCGGGGTGACATCGCCTCGCTGTGGTCCTGCGCCCGCAATGCCACACGCTGGCTAGGAAAGCGACTAGGCTGCCGCTGGGTATGGAGCGAGGAACGGCAGGAGCTGGGATTCCTGGTGCCGCGGATCGAGACAGAGAGCAccatcaccgtcagccccggagccaaAGGCGTGCTGGAGAAGTCCCTGAAGGCCGCTGTCCAcacgctctacgtggacaccctgaggaaaaaaccccgaccagggcaaggccttcgaggtgaccagcaagtgggactccagcaaccactttcTCCCAgagggcagcttcacccgctttgCCGACTGGCagttcatacaccgcgcccggctgaactgcgtcccgctcaatGGAGCCGTCCgtcacgggaaccgggacaagcgctgcaggaagtgcgagTACACcatggagaccctgccccacatccTGTGCAGCTATAAGcaccacgccagagcctggcagctgtgccacaacGCCGTCCTGGaccgcctagtgaaggccatcgccccacacctcggtgagattgcagtcaaccgcaccatccccgacACCGACAGCCTGCTGCGCCCGGctatcgtcgtcacggacgaggagcggaaaaagatcatcctcgtcgatgTGATGATCccattcgagaacaggaccccggcgttccgcgaagcccgagcccgtaaaCTTGAAAAAtatgcccccttgactgacacattgcgggcaaagggctacgaggtttacaccgacgccctgatcgttggggcgctaggcgcctgggacccctgtaatgAACGTGTACTTaaggcctgtggggtgggccgtcgctatgcgcgactcatgagacgtttgatggtctcggacactatccggtggtccaggGACATTTACACTGAAGAAAATCACCGGctaccgccaataccaggagtgagccgatgtggcttcACGCACCcacgaggggggagggggaaactcttAAAAAAcccctactaaactatatcccctgagtcctgaacccaccaatctggattccaccatgtgagggtcatcctgtccccattacccggcccgcttactctaatcatggctatgtgtaacccattatataagcgatgtaccctcactgctcccctactgtatTTTGACCCCActcaccgtacaccccgcattggggacattacagactgtatatattatatgctaaccaataaccaaataccagcgtccccccatactctgtatgttgctccagatgactaatgactgacgcatcaaactctttgtatcatctttatttaaatattctctaataaacatttatacCTGGGCTAGGGGAAACTCTGGTAGAGGTCTGCAGAGACCTTCAAGCGCAGTTAATCTAACCTGGGTCTAGGGGCAAAGGAGCAACTGGATTGTCCAGAGACTGGTTTCCTGGCAGTAGATGGCTGGTACCTGCCCCTCTGCTGTTGTAACTGGTGAACAACTAAGAACTCACAGGGCCAAAATGGAGTTCTCTTCAGGCTTTAGATGGGTTAGAAGCTCAGCCTGCTAGGGTGGAGCTGGATGGAAAATGCATTGATTGGCTTTAATTTTGGCAAACAGAACATTCTCCTTCAACCAGAAAACAGGGCAGGGTACAGTTAAAAATGGGACCAAGGTCCTGATGAGGGTACTGTGGTGTGAGCCTCTCACCCCAGACCTCTGGCCAGGCCTTATAACACTGACTGGGGACCACGCCAATACTGTGCTATAGAAGCTGGCTGGCAGGATTTGTTGTTTTTGCCTCAGACAGACATTTGGAGTTAGGAGGTTTAGCGTTCAGGAAAGATTACATAGCACTTCTGCTGCTGACTCAACTGGTGTTCCTGCCTTCCCTTTTTCTCTTAAAGCAATGGGATCACTCGAGAACATTTCTGCATTGTCTCTAGTTCCCTTCCTCCCCTACACCTCACGTGTCATTGCATTTGGGATACTGCTATTCTTCtgcatttatcctgcaggataaaATAACTGTCTCACATTTGAGGTGTGAGATCATGTGGCATCCTCATGTCATGACTTGACATCATGAGGCCTAAAATATGCTTGTGACATAGGGGTCCTGAAGGGTGACCGCTAACATGTGGGTCAGCACATATGGGATCCTTCTTCAGAGATCCACCTAATGGAGGGTGGAAAGGTGGTGTCCTTAAAGTGACCATTTCTCTCTTATTGTCCTCAGAGACCTGAAAGTTCCACAtgacccttcaaagaattctgataAGAAATGGAGGATGCAAGAAATCAGACCTATAACTCTAGCAGACGGGGAAGTTTGGTTGCATGCCTATGGATATCTAAAGATGATGTACAACAGGGATGGAACAATCAGGATATTTGGGGAACTATCTGAAAATTAAATCTTTTCCGTAGCAGGACTTGGGCATTGCTGATCTCTTCCACTGCTGTTGGGAGAGATTCTGTCACTTCTGCCATGCTGCCAATGTGACATGTTATGGAAGGGACAGGGGATTGAGTGTGCCAGTGTGTTGGCACAGATTTGAGAATGGCGCCTCTCTTCCTATTCTGAGTTAAACATCCAAAAAGGTCAGAGTCACAGGAGGAAGCAATTCCAATACCCGGACACTGAAGctttaaaagataaaaatgtgcacctcatttcctgtttgtattttttaatacCAAGGATAATTAACCATCAGAGCTATGTAGCAAGAgaagtagtggattctccatcatttgaaatCTTTAATCAGGATAGAGTCTCTTTCTAAGAGATATGCTTTTGTTCAATTGCGAGTTGTTGTTGATACAGGGATCACTTGGTAAAATTCTATGGACTGgtagaaagtcagactagatgctcacaaTGATTGTTTTTGAGTTTCAAAATCTATGAATCCTAGTGGATGAGCAAATTACACCAAGAAGTCAGATGGTTTAGCAGTTGATAAAGAATTACTGACCAGTAAatgagatggggaaggagaaatTAAGGAGCATTTGGCCATATATAGAACTGACAGCAGATTCTGCAAGTAGAAGTTATATTGCCAGCTACAGCACGTGAAATCA
This genomic interval carries:
- the HMOX1 gene encoding heme oxygenase 1 translates to MEGSKTHSSESMPGDLSEALKEATKEVHEQAESTEFMKKFQRGQVSLQEFKMVMASLYYIYSALEEEIERNKDHPAYIPVYFPAELHRKTALQQDLEYFYGPLWREEISCPESTQKYVNRLHYVGQHEPELLVAHAYTRYLGDLSGGQVLKKIAQKALHLPSTGEGLEFFTFEGVSNATKFKQLYRSRMNSIEMDPATKKRVLEEAKQAFLLNIQVFEELQKLVSQSHENGHPAQQKPELRTRGTSGAHEHGPAPVKESEKTSMKHTGMLPSSPLVRWILALSFLVTTVAVGLFAM